A single window of Oceanidesulfovibrio indonesiensis DNA harbors:
- the cas6e gene encoding type I-E CRISPR-associated protein Cas6/Cse3/CasE produces MMYMSLMTLDCGASALRGTYDAHQALWRAFGDHPDRTRDFIYRRTGENDFLAVSARHPDDADGVWAIRSKEYDPRLKVGDRLFFALRVNPVRKTRDADGRQLRHDVVQDVRKQLERRGIPRDEWPTRPEIAQQAGFEWLAARQQRLGLKLEEQGFLVDGYSQESFIKPKNRRRVRVTVLDMKGFAHVTDPDSLRDALMHGVGPAKAYGCGLLTVKRAA; encoded by the coding sequence ATGATGTACATGAGCCTTATGACGTTGGATTGCGGTGCGTCCGCTCTGCGCGGAACCTACGACGCCCACCAGGCGCTGTGGCGGGCCTTCGGCGATCATCCGGACCGGACGCGCGACTTCATCTACCGCCGGACCGGGGAGAACGACTTCCTCGCCGTGTCCGCCCGCCACCCCGACGACGCAGACGGCGTCTGGGCCATCCGCTCCAAGGAGTACGATCCCAGGCTCAAGGTCGGAGACCGCCTCTTTTTTGCTCTGCGGGTGAACCCCGTGCGCAAGACAAGGGATGCGGACGGCAGGCAACTGCGCCACGATGTGGTGCAGGATGTGCGTAAGCAGCTGGAAAGGCGGGGTATACCCAGAGACGAATGGCCCACGCGGCCGGAAATCGCCCAGCAGGCCGGCTTCGAATGGCTCGCAGCACGGCAGCAACGGCTTGGCTTGAAGTTGGAAGAACAAGGATTCCTGGTGGACGGATATTCACAGGAAAGCTTCATCAAGCCGAAAAATCGCAGGCGTGTGCGCGTTACCGTGCTGGACATGAAGGGTTTTGCCCACGTGACTGACCCGGACAGCCTGCGCGATGCATTGATGCACGGCGTTGGCCCGGCAAAGGCCTACGGCTGCGGACTGCTCACGGTGAAGAGGGCGGCCTGA
- the cas1e gene encoding type I-E CRISPR-associated endonuclease Cas1e, producing the protein MLPPLKPIPMKERLSLIFLERCRLDVKDGAFVAIDKEGIRTHVPVGGVVCIMLEPGTRVSHAAVALAARSGTLLVWTGEGGVRMYAAGQPGGARSDKLLYQASLALDPAARLKVVKKMFAVRFNESAPDKRSVEQLRGIEGARVRSMYDLLARQHRVKWKRRSYDPKNWDSADPVNKALSAATASLYGVTEAAVLAAGYAPAIGFLHTGKPLSFVYDIADLFKFETVVPVAFKEVARGEFDVEGRVRRACRDVFRTTKLLKRIIPTIEEVLAAGEKQPPQAYDDAIGPAFKDEEGIGDDGHRS; encoded by the coding sequence ATGCTGCCGCCCCTCAAGCCCATCCCCATGAAGGAGCGCCTGTCCCTCATATTCCTGGAGCGATGCCGCCTGGATGTGAAGGACGGCGCCTTCGTGGCTATCGACAAGGAAGGCATCCGCACCCACGTGCCGGTAGGGGGCGTGGTCTGCATAATGCTGGAGCCCGGTACGCGCGTTTCCCACGCTGCTGTGGCTCTGGCGGCACGTTCGGGCACGCTCCTGGTCTGGACTGGTGAAGGCGGGGTGCGCATGTACGCCGCCGGCCAGCCGGGCGGAGCCCGCTCCGACAAGCTCCTTTACCAGGCGAGCCTTGCCCTGGACCCGGCGGCGAGGCTCAAGGTCGTAAAGAAGATGTTTGCTGTGCGGTTCAATGAAAGCGCACCAGACAAAAGAAGCGTGGAGCAGCTACGGGGCATAGAGGGCGCTCGTGTCCGCAGCATGTACGATCTGCTCGCCAGGCAGCATCGCGTGAAATGGAAACGTCGATCCTACGACCCGAAGAACTGGGATTCGGCCGATCCGGTCAACAAAGCCCTGTCCGCCGCCACGGCCAGCCTCTATGGCGTGACGGAAGCGGCGGTGCTCGCAGCCGGCTACGCCCCGGCCATCGGCTTCCTGCACACGGGCAAACCCCTGTCCTTCGTGTACGACATCGCGGACCTCTTCAAGTTCGAGACGGTCGTGCCCGTAGCCTTTAAGGAAGTGGCCAGGGGCGAGTTCGACGTGGAAGGAAGGGTGCGGCGCGCCTGCCGTGACGTGTTCCGCACCACAAAGCTGCTCAAGCGCATCATTCCCACCATCGAAGAAGTTCTTGCCGCTGGCGAGAAACAACCGCCGCAGGCCTATGACGACGCCAT